In a genomic window of Candidatus Binatia bacterium:
- the lipB gene encoding lipoyl(octanoyl) transferase LipB codes for MTLKPARLLDLGLRPYREVWELQHRVHEAVRAGREPDTWIAVEHPPVVTMGRQAKRENVRLSPDELERLGVELVAIERGGDVTYHGPGQLVVYPILRLERFREVVPLVRSLEGAVIETCARFGVAAERWDAHAGVWAGRNQICAIGLAIRKMASLHGIALNVCTNLDYDRLIAPCG; via the coding sequence GTGACGCTGAAACCAGCGCGACTGCTCGACTTGGGTTTGCGCCCCTATCGCGAGGTCTGGGAGTTGCAGCACCGCGTGCACGAAGCGGTGCGCGCGGGGCGCGAGCCCGACACGTGGATCGCCGTCGAGCATCCGCCGGTCGTTACGATGGGACGTCAAGCCAAGCGCGAGAACGTCCGCCTATCGCCTGACGAGCTGGAGCGGCTCGGCGTCGAGCTCGTGGCGATCGAGCGAGGCGGCGACGTCACGTATCACGGCCCCGGCCAACTCGTCGTCTATCCGATCCTGCGGCTCGAGCGCTTTCGCGAGGTCGTTCCGCTCGTACGCTCGCTCGAAGGCGCCGTCATCGAGACGTGCGCGCGCTTCGGCGTCGCCGCCGAGCGCTGGGACGCGCATGCCGGCGTCTGGGCGGGGCGCAACCAGATCTGCGCGATCGGACTTGCAATTCGAAAGATGGCATCGCTGCACGGGATCGCGCTCAACGTCTGCACGAACCTCGATTACGATCGCTTGATCGCGCCGTGCGGC